A part of Astatotilapia calliptera chromosome 15, fAstCal1.2, whole genome shotgun sequence genomic DNA contains:
- the LOC113006567 gene encoding histidine triad nucleotide-binding protein 3-like, giving the protein MGTLEASGIDDCKFCEIVNNKTDTEILLSDDELVCFRDMKPGATHHYLVIPRMHISNCKTLKMDNIPLVERMEQMGRSILEKNKVCSLDDVRLGFHLPPFSSVPHLHLHALAPASKMNLKSQLRYGQQSYWFITVDKVLSQLKTHGKVK; this is encoded by the exons ATGGGGACGCTGGAGGCTTCTGGGATTGATgactgtaaattctgtgaaatagtaaacaacaaaactgaCACAGAGATCCTGCTGAGC gacGATGAGCTGGTTTGCTTTCGTGACATGAAGCCTGGAGCCACCCATCACTACCTGGTTATTCCCAGGATGCATATCAGCAACTGTAAAACCCTTAAGATGGACAACATACCTCTAG TGGAGCGGATGGAACAAATGGGAAGAAGTATACTGGAGAAGAACAAAGTCTGCAGCCTCGATGACGTCAG gcTGGGGTTTCATCTCCCTCCATTCTCGTCAGTtccccacctccacctccacgcTCTAGCTCCAGCCAGTAAGATGAACTTGAAGTCTCAGCTTCGCTACGGGCAGCAGTCTTACTGGTTTATTACA GTAGACAAAGTGCTTTCACAGCTGAAGACTCATGGCAAAGTGAAATGA
- the LOC113006565 gene encoding cilia- and flagella-associated protein 45-like isoform X1 gives MQRHPSSSRASSFSSCYRPLSPSSQVDDDDILFGSPDPISSQLCEDDPCEEAPSKIKKDKDTIQIISKDLIRNLRIPLNSPLGKSVFLPSAKYKRIILASQANLKEEREAFHQAYQRKEEEETKSAEERKQQIQAADLSRKNNKALTELEQEARKRSQSLLEQSNALRMEQEEEIKRLNTLILNAQCQATINAQLEEKKQIQAEMEEEERRLDAVMEAKRQKGLETERKIDELRKQHRNEGRAQLLEQIQKHLEEKENERKMREQEKQQIKENQKKMEKDDLKAKEKNRMEQQRMQEEIMRINAETLRVKEQRMKEEKLADIKAMEYIKKKQARDAEREAEQKRIRKEKEMEIAKLRAQQEKDRNYKAEQDELCAHRHQEELQKKWREKNREQAVRKAQQEAMLGAARLEQVHSKQHYQTVQATIKKEEFDRMLKAQKEAEAKEKEQQERQRQKVLRHAEAVRQQVNERKKLAKAEHREGFGEADKLLEEAQQRQMRLNEIKEKKLKELRVIGLGEKYCCEVERKAQRTHFV, from the exons ATG CAGAGACATCCGTCCAGTTCCAGAGCTAGCTCTTTTAGCAGCTGCTACCGCCCACTGAGCCCAAGCTCTCAGGTGGATGATGACGACATCCTCTTTGGGAGCCCAGACCCG ATATCATCACAGCTTTGTGAAGACGATCCTTGTGAGGAAGCTCCGTCAAAGatcaaaaaagacaaagacaccaTTCAAATCATCTCTAAAGACCTCATCCGCAATCTCAG AATCCCACTTAACAGTCCTTTGGGAAAGTCAGTCTTTCTCCCGTCAGCTAAGTATAAACGCATCATTTTAGCATCCCAGGCTAACCtcaaggaggagagagaggctTTTCACCAGGCTTATcagagaaaggaggaagaggaaacg AAATCCGCAGAGGAAAGGAAGCAGCAGATCCAGGCAGCAGATCTGTCCCGTAAGAACAACAAGGCCCTGACTGAGCTCGAGCAAGAGGCCCGGAAACGTTCACAGAGCTTGCTGGAGCAGTCTAACGCTTTAAGGATGGAGCAAGAAGAGGAAATCAAAAGGCTGAACACG CTTATTCTGAATGCTCAATGTCAAGCCACAATCAATGCTCAGCTGGAGGAGAAGAAGCAGATCCAGGCAGagatggaagaggaggagaggcgCCTGGATGCGGTGATGGAGGCAAAGCGCCAAAAGGGTCTGGAGACTGAAAGGAAGATCGACGAGCTGAGGAAACAGCACAGGAACGA aGGAAGAGCGCAACTTTTAGAACAAATTCAGAAACATCtagaggaaaaggaaaatgagagaaagatgagagagcaagagaaacAGCAAATAAAGGAGAACCAGAAGAAGATGGAAAAGGATGACCTCAAG GCTAAAGAGAAGAATAGGATGGAGCAGCAGCGTATGCAGGAGGAGATCATGCGCATCAATGCTGAGACCCTCCGAGTCAAGGAGCAGAGGATGAAGGAGGAGAAGCTGGCGGACATTAAAGCCATGgaatacattaaaaagaaacag GCGAGGGACGCGGAACGTGAAGCAGAGCAAAAGCGGATAAGGAAAGAGAAGGAGATGGAGATTGCTAAGCTGAGGGCCCAGCAAGAAAAAGATCGAAACTAtaaggcagagcag GATGAACTCTGTGCCCATCGGCATCAAGAAGAGTTACAAAAGAAATGgagggagaaaaacagagagcagGCCGTGAGGAAAGCACAGCAGGAGGCGATGCTGGGGGCTGCTCGGCTGGAGCAAGTTCACAGCAAACAGCACTACCAGACAGTGCAGGCCACCATAAAGAAGGAAGAGTTTGATCGGATGCTGAA GGCTCAGAAGGAAGCAGAGGCCAAAGAAaaggagcagcaggagaggcaacGTCAGAAAGTGCTGCGCCACGCTGAGGCCGTCAGGCAGCAGGTGAATGAGCGCAAGAAGCTTGCCAAAGCTGAGCATAGAGAGGGGTTCGGGGAGGCTGACAAACTGCTGGAGGAAGCCCAGCAGCGACAGATGCGCCTGAATGagataaaggaaaagaaactaAAGGAGCTCAG gGTTATAGGGCTTGGTGAAAAATACTGTTGTGAAGTGGAGAGAAAGGCCCAGAGGACTCATTTTGTATAG
- the LOC113006565 gene encoding cilia- and flagella-associated protein 45-like isoform X2 → MRHPSSSRASSFSSCYRPLSPSSQVDDDDILFGSPDPISSQLCEDDPCEEAPSKIKKDKDTIQIISKDLIRNLRIPLNSPLGKSVFLPSAKYKRIILASQANLKEEREAFHQAYQRKEEEETKSAEERKQQIQAADLSRKNNKALTELEQEARKRSQSLLEQSNALRMEQEEEIKRLNTLILNAQCQATINAQLEEKKQIQAEMEEEERRLDAVMEAKRQKGLETERKIDELRKQHRNEGRAQLLEQIQKHLEEKENERKMREQEKQQIKENQKKMEKDDLKAKEKNRMEQQRMQEEIMRINAETLRVKEQRMKEEKLADIKAMEYIKKKQARDAEREAEQKRIRKEKEMEIAKLRAQQEKDRNYKAEQDELCAHRHQEELQKKWREKNREQAVRKAQQEAMLGAARLEQVHSKQHYQTVQATIKKEEFDRMLKAQKEAEAKEKEQQERQRQKVLRHAEAVRQQVNERKKLAKAEHREGFGEADKLLEEAQQRQMRLNEIKEKKLKELRVIGLGEKYCCEVERKAQRTHFV, encoded by the exons ATG AGACATCCGTCCAGTTCCAGAGCTAGCTCTTTTAGCAGCTGCTACCGCCCACTGAGCCCAAGCTCTCAGGTGGATGATGACGACATCCTCTTTGGGAGCCCAGACCCG ATATCATCACAGCTTTGTGAAGACGATCCTTGTGAGGAAGCTCCGTCAAAGatcaaaaaagacaaagacaccaTTCAAATCATCTCTAAAGACCTCATCCGCAATCTCAG AATCCCACTTAACAGTCCTTTGGGAAAGTCAGTCTTTCTCCCGTCAGCTAAGTATAAACGCATCATTTTAGCATCCCAGGCTAACCtcaaggaggagagagaggctTTTCACCAGGCTTATcagagaaaggaggaagaggaaacg AAATCCGCAGAGGAAAGGAAGCAGCAGATCCAGGCAGCAGATCTGTCCCGTAAGAACAACAAGGCCCTGACTGAGCTCGAGCAAGAGGCCCGGAAACGTTCACAGAGCTTGCTGGAGCAGTCTAACGCTTTAAGGATGGAGCAAGAAGAGGAAATCAAAAGGCTGAACACG CTTATTCTGAATGCTCAATGTCAAGCCACAATCAATGCTCAGCTGGAGGAGAAGAAGCAGATCCAGGCAGagatggaagaggaggagaggcgCCTGGATGCGGTGATGGAGGCAAAGCGCCAAAAGGGTCTGGAGACTGAAAGGAAGATCGACGAGCTGAGGAAACAGCACAGGAACGA aGGAAGAGCGCAACTTTTAGAACAAATTCAGAAACATCtagaggaaaaggaaaatgagagaaagatgagagagcaagagaaacAGCAAATAAAGGAGAACCAGAAGAAGATGGAAAAGGATGACCTCAAG GCTAAAGAGAAGAATAGGATGGAGCAGCAGCGTATGCAGGAGGAGATCATGCGCATCAATGCTGAGACCCTCCGAGTCAAGGAGCAGAGGATGAAGGAGGAGAAGCTGGCGGACATTAAAGCCATGgaatacattaaaaagaaacag GCGAGGGACGCGGAACGTGAAGCAGAGCAAAAGCGGATAAGGAAAGAGAAGGAGATGGAGATTGCTAAGCTGAGGGCCCAGCAAGAAAAAGATCGAAACTAtaaggcagagcag GATGAACTCTGTGCCCATCGGCATCAAGAAGAGTTACAAAAGAAATGgagggagaaaaacagagagcagGCCGTGAGGAAAGCACAGCAGGAGGCGATGCTGGGGGCTGCTCGGCTGGAGCAAGTTCACAGCAAACAGCACTACCAGACAGTGCAGGCCACCATAAAGAAGGAAGAGTTTGATCGGATGCTGAA GGCTCAGAAGGAAGCAGAGGCCAAAGAAaaggagcagcaggagaggcaacGTCAGAAAGTGCTGCGCCACGCTGAGGCCGTCAGGCAGCAGGTGAATGAGCGCAAGAAGCTTGCCAAAGCTGAGCATAGAGAGGGGTTCGGGGAGGCTGACAAACTGCTGGAGGAAGCCCAGCAGCGACAGATGCGCCTGAATGagataaaggaaaagaaactaAAGGAGCTCAG gGTTATAGGGCTTGGTGAAAAATACTGTTGTGAAGTGGAGAGAAAGGCCCAGAGGACTCATTTTGTATAG
- the LOC113006565 gene encoding cilia- and flagella-associated protein 45-like isoform X3 encodes MQRHPSSSRASSFSSCYRPLSPSSQVDDDDILFGSPDPLCEDDPCEEAPSKIKKDKDTIQIISKDLIRNLRIPLNSPLGKSVFLPSAKYKRIILASQANLKEEREAFHQAYQRKEEEETKSAEERKQQIQAADLSRKNNKALTELEQEARKRSQSLLEQSNALRMEQEEEIKRLNTLILNAQCQATINAQLEEKKQIQAEMEEEERRLDAVMEAKRQKGLETERKIDELRKQHRNEGRAQLLEQIQKHLEEKENERKMREQEKQQIKENQKKMEKDDLKAKEKNRMEQQRMQEEIMRINAETLRVKEQRMKEEKLADIKAMEYIKKKQARDAEREAEQKRIRKEKEMEIAKLRAQQEKDRNYKAEQDELCAHRHQEELQKKWREKNREQAVRKAQQEAMLGAARLEQVHSKQHYQTVQATIKKEEFDRMLKAQKEAEAKEKEQQERQRQKVLRHAEAVRQQVNERKKLAKAEHREGFGEADKLLEEAQQRQMRLNEIKEKKLKELRVIGLGEKYCCEVERKAQRTHFV; translated from the exons ATG CAGAGACATCCGTCCAGTTCCAGAGCTAGCTCTTTTAGCAGCTGCTACCGCCCACTGAGCCCAAGCTCTCAGGTGGATGATGACGACATCCTCTTTGGGAGCCCAGACCCG CTTTGTGAAGACGATCCTTGTGAGGAAGCTCCGTCAAAGatcaaaaaagacaaagacaccaTTCAAATCATCTCTAAAGACCTCATCCGCAATCTCAG AATCCCACTTAACAGTCCTTTGGGAAAGTCAGTCTTTCTCCCGTCAGCTAAGTATAAACGCATCATTTTAGCATCCCAGGCTAACCtcaaggaggagagagaggctTTTCACCAGGCTTATcagagaaaggaggaagaggaaacg AAATCCGCAGAGGAAAGGAAGCAGCAGATCCAGGCAGCAGATCTGTCCCGTAAGAACAACAAGGCCCTGACTGAGCTCGAGCAAGAGGCCCGGAAACGTTCACAGAGCTTGCTGGAGCAGTCTAACGCTTTAAGGATGGAGCAAGAAGAGGAAATCAAAAGGCTGAACACG CTTATTCTGAATGCTCAATGTCAAGCCACAATCAATGCTCAGCTGGAGGAGAAGAAGCAGATCCAGGCAGagatggaagaggaggagaggcgCCTGGATGCGGTGATGGAGGCAAAGCGCCAAAAGGGTCTGGAGACTGAAAGGAAGATCGACGAGCTGAGGAAACAGCACAGGAACGA aGGAAGAGCGCAACTTTTAGAACAAATTCAGAAACATCtagaggaaaaggaaaatgagagaaagatgagagagcaagagaaacAGCAAATAAAGGAGAACCAGAAGAAGATGGAAAAGGATGACCTCAAG GCTAAAGAGAAGAATAGGATGGAGCAGCAGCGTATGCAGGAGGAGATCATGCGCATCAATGCTGAGACCCTCCGAGTCAAGGAGCAGAGGATGAAGGAGGAGAAGCTGGCGGACATTAAAGCCATGgaatacattaaaaagaaacag GCGAGGGACGCGGAACGTGAAGCAGAGCAAAAGCGGATAAGGAAAGAGAAGGAGATGGAGATTGCTAAGCTGAGGGCCCAGCAAGAAAAAGATCGAAACTAtaaggcagagcag GATGAACTCTGTGCCCATCGGCATCAAGAAGAGTTACAAAAGAAATGgagggagaaaaacagagagcagGCCGTGAGGAAAGCACAGCAGGAGGCGATGCTGGGGGCTGCTCGGCTGGAGCAAGTTCACAGCAAACAGCACTACCAGACAGTGCAGGCCACCATAAAGAAGGAAGAGTTTGATCGGATGCTGAA GGCTCAGAAGGAAGCAGAGGCCAAAGAAaaggagcagcaggagaggcaacGTCAGAAAGTGCTGCGCCACGCTGAGGCCGTCAGGCAGCAGGTGAATGAGCGCAAGAAGCTTGCCAAAGCTGAGCATAGAGAGGGGTTCGGGGAGGCTGACAAACTGCTGGAGGAAGCCCAGCAGCGACAGATGCGCCTGAATGagataaaggaaaagaaactaAAGGAGCTCAG gGTTATAGGGCTTGGTGAAAAATACTGTTGTGAAGTGGAGAGAAAGGCCCAGAGGACTCATTTTGTATAG
- the LOC113006566 gene encoding histidine triad nucleotide-binding protein 3-like isoform X2, whose amino-acid sequence MEDTATNWSNSDVNDVETCIFCLIANKKDENTKIIKETKDLVCFSDIFPGAPHHYLVVPREHIPSCFSLHKGHIDLVERMAKLGKDVLHAQGITDMADIRLGFHQPPFISVGHLHLHVLAPASQISKYMLYKFTPETNYFVTEEVLRKRLKSISPPLRCHYLENCKLFQCINCAQTGL is encoded by the exons ATGGAGGACACAGCGACCAACTGGTCAAACTCAGATGTAAATGATGTTGAAACgtgtattttctgtttaataGCGAACAAAAAAGACGAAAACACAAAGATAATAAAAGAG ACTAAAGACCTGGTGTGTTTCAGCGACATTTTCCCAGGTGCGCCTCACCACTACCTGGTTGTTCCCAGAGAGCACATACCCAGCTGCTTCTCACTGCACAAAGGACACATTGATCTAG TTGAAAGGATGGCTAAACTGGGGAAAGATGTGCTCCACGCCCAAGGGATTACTGACATGGCGGATATAAG gCTGGGGTTCCACCAGCCGCCCTTCATTTCAGTAGGTCACCTCCACCTCCACGTGCTCGCCCCAGCCAGCCAGATCTCAAAGTACATGTTGTATAAGTTCACTCCAGAAACCAACTATTTTGTTACT GAAGAAGTTTTACGCAAGCGTCTTAAAAGTATCTCCCCACCACTCCGGTGTCATTATTTAGAGAACTGCAAGTTATTTCAGTGCATCAATTGTGCTCAGACTGGACTTTAG
- the LOC113006566 gene encoding uncharacterized protein LOC113006566 isoform X1, with protein sequence MEDTATNWSNSDVNDVETCIFCLIANKKDENTKIIKETKDLVCFSDIFPGAPHHYLVVPREHIPSCFSLHKGHIDLVERMAKLGKDVLHAQGITDMADIRLVETVLGSTGKNIHTSKKAKSANSSSLVGIQESFTVDTHFSSIHPCIHPCIHPPTHRAKAQRRTIIHVHAHMRLISDPKLAVVLNTSVK encoded by the exons ATGGAGGACACAGCGACCAACTGGTCAAACTCAGATGTAAATGATGTTGAAACgtgtattttctgtttaataGCGAACAAAAAAGACGAAAACACAAAGATAATAAAAGAG ACTAAAGACCTGGTGTGTTTCAGCGACATTTTCCCAGGTGCGCCTCACCACTACCTGGTTGTTCCCAGAGAGCACATACCCAGCTGCTTCTCACTGCACAAAGGACACATTGATCTAG TTGAAAGGATGGCTAAACTGGGGAAAGATGTGCTCCACGCCCAAGGGATTACTGACATGGCGGATATAAGGTTGGTGGAGACGGTTCTTGGAAGTACCGGAAAAAATATTCATACTAGTAAAAAGGCAAAGTCTGCAAACTCAAGTTCTCTCGTGGGCATTCAGGAATCATTTACAGTGGACACCcatttttcatccatccatccttgcATTCATCCATGCATACATCCACCCACTCACAGGGCTAAAGCACAGAGACGGACGATCATTCACGTTCACGCTCATATGAGGTTAATCAGCGATCCAAAATTGGCCGTAGTTTTGAATACGAGTGTGAAGTAA